The following DNA comes from Methanomassiliicoccales archaeon LGM-DZ1.
GTTCATCCGCGCGGTGAACTGCCGCACCCACCGCACGGTCGGCGCCGACTACGTGCTGGAGCCCGGGGACATCATCCGCATAGTGGCCAACAAGTGAGAACCGCAGATGGGGACATACGACGTCAGGCTGATAAGCGCCTCCTACTCCTCCGATGAGAACGGGGAGCCGTACATAGAGCTCTTCGGCAAGACCCGCGACCGGCGTTCCGCGACCCTCCTGGTGTACGGGTTCGAGCCGTACTTCTACGTGGAGGACCCGGTAGAGTACATCGAGAAGGGCCTGAAGGAGGACCAGGACGTCAGCTCCGTGTCCCATACCGTCCTGGAGGTCGGCGGGAAGCCGCACGACTGCCTCAAGGTAGTATTCAAGAGCCCCTGGGCCGTCCCCGGGCACCGCAGCCGCCTGTCCCCCAGGTTCAAGGTGCTGGCCGGCGACATCCAGTACCACGACCGCTACATCTACGACACCGACATGGGCGCGTGCATACGCGCGACCGGTACGGAGACGGAGGGGACGAAGTACTCCACCGACATAGTCCTCCGGATGGAGAGCTTCGAGAACCTCGAGCCGTTCGACCCGGGGCTGAAGTACCTCTCCTTCGACATCGAGAACAGCATCTCCGACCAGCACATCTACTGCATCTGCACCGAGGTCTTCGAGAACGGGAAGTTCTCGGTCCCGGAACCGATATGGGGGGCCGAGAAGGACATCATCGCAGGGTTCGCCCGCCTCATACAGGAGGAGGACCCGGACGTCATCACCGGGTACAACATCGACAACTACGACATCCGCAAGATCATGGAGCGCGCCGAGGCCCTGAAGATGAAGGACGCCCTCCCCTGGGGGAGGGACGGAGGCCAGCCCAAGCTCTTCTCCGAGCGCTTCTGGAGGGTAAAGGGCAGGCTCATCGTCGATGCCTGGTGGGCGGCCAAGAGGGAGCTCCGGCCGAAGCAGGAGACGCTCAACGCCGTCTCCCTGCAGGTCCTCGGGGAGCAGAAGCTCGATGTGGACCCGGGCCACATGGACGAGGAGTGGAACAAGAACCGGGAGAAGGTCCTCAGCTACTGCGTGCAGGACGCCAATCTGGCACTGCGCATACTGCTGAAGGTCGAGACCGTCCGCAAGGCCCTGGACCTCGCGGCCGTCTCCAAGCTGCCGGCGGAGGACGTCCTGGTCTCCGGGACCTCCACCCTGGCGGATTCCCTACTCATCCGCGCCGCCGACAGGCACGGCGTCGGCGTGCCGATGAACGGCAGGCGCCGGGCGCAGCGCGAGGACAGGATCGAGGGCGGCTACGTGCACACCATGAAGCCGGGGCTCTACCACTGGGTCGTCGTCCTCGACTTCAAATCGATGTACCCGTCGCTGATCATCGCCAACAACATCTGCTTCACCACCCTCAGCGACGACGGCGAGATCGCCGCCCCCTCGGGGGCCCGCTACATGTCCCCCCAGCGCAAGCGCGGGCTGCTGCCGGCCATCCTCTCGGGGCTGATGGAGCAGAGGGACTCCATCAAGAAGCGCATGAAGGCGACCTCCGACCCAGAGGAGCATGACTACCTGAACGGCCTGCAGGCCGCGGTGAAAGTGGTCATGAACACCTTCTACGGCGTCTTCGCCAGCGATTTCTACCGCTTCACCGACAAGAGCATCGGCTCGTCCATCACCAGCTTCGCCAGGTTCTACATCACCGGGATCATCAAGCAGCTCGAGGCCGACGGATACCCGGTGATCTATGGGGACACCGACTCGGTCTTCGTGCTCTCGCCCTACCATGACGTCGAAGGGGCCGTGAAGTTCGGGAAGGAGCAGGCGGACAGGTTCTCCAAGGACGGCAAGACGCTCGAGTTCGAGAAGCTGATGGAGCCCATGTTCTCCCACGGGATGAAGAAGAGGTACGTCGGCCGCATCATCTGGCCCGAGAAGCAGGACGAGCTCCTGGTCCGCGGGTACGAGATCAGGAGGTCGGACTCCTTCGACATGCAGAGCAGGGTCCTGACGAAGCTCTTCGAGATGATACTCGACGAGGACACCGACGGAGCGCTGAAGATGGTCAAGGATTCCATCCGCGACCTGATGGCCGGGAAGGTCCCGGCCGGAGACCTGGTCATCTCCCGCACCTGCAAAGGGCTCGATGCCTATGAGAACCCCGAGAGGATGGCCAACGTGCAGGCCGCCAGGAAACTGGTCGC
Coding sequences within:
- a CDS encoding DNA polymerase II: MGTYDVRLISASYSSDENGEPYIELFGKTRDRRSATLLVYGFEPYFYVEDPVEYIEKGLKEDQDVSSVSHTVLEVGGKPHDCLKVVFKSPWAVPGHRSRLSPRFKVLAGDIQYHDRYIYDTDMGACIRATGTETEGTKYSTDIVLRMESFENLEPFDPGLKYLSFDIENSISDQHIYCICTEVFENGKFSVPEPIWGAEKDIIAGFARLIQEEDPDVITGYNIDNYDIRKIMERAEALKMKDALPWGRDGGQPKLFSERFWRVKGRLIVDAWWAAKRELRPKQETLNAVSLQVLGEQKLDVDPGHMDEEWNKNREKVLSYCVQDANLALRILLKVETVRKALDLAAVSKLPAEDVLVSGTSTLADSLLIRAADRHGVGVPMNGRRRAQREDRIEGGYVHTMKPGLYHWVVVLDFKSMYPSLIIANNICFTTLSDDGEIAAPSGARYMSPQRKRGLLPAILSGLMEQRDSIKKRMKATSDPEEHDYLNGLQAAVKVVMNTFYGVFASDFYRFTDKSIGSSITSFARFYITGIIKQLEADGYPVIYGDTDSVFVLSPYHDVEGAVKFGKEQADRFSKDGKTLEFEKLMEPMFSHGMKKRYVGRIIWPEKQDELLVRGYEIRRSDSFDMQSRVLTKLFEMILDEDTDGALKMVKDSIRDLMAGKVPAGDLVISRTCKGLDAYENPERMANVQAARKLVAKGYNFIPGMKVSWIVTDASKTPQEVEPYVSGAPFDAVPDYRYYAERIAQMASRITEIYGWKEEDLLAGSQQTTLLEGGSSPEKPKKVSKGSAKEKAGGGKTASLDSFFS